The Phaeacidiphilus oryzae TH49 region CGCCGAGGAGAACGGGGTCATCGACCCGGACGTGCTGTGGTCCTGCACCACCTGCGGCGCCTGCGTCGAGCAGTGCCCGGTGGACATCGAGCACATCGACCACATCGTCGACATGCGCCGCTACCAGGTGATGATCGAGTCCAACTTCCCGACCGAGGCCGGGACGATGCTCAAGAACCTGGAGAACAAGGGCAACCCCTGGGGCATGGCCACCAAGGCCCGGCTGGACTGGGTCAAGGAGCTCAAGAAGGAGACCGGCATCGAGGTGCCGGTGGTCGGCCAGGACATCGAGCCGGAGGAGGTCGAGTACCTCTACTGGGTCGGCTGCGCAGGCGCCCTGGAGGACCGGGCCAAGAAGACCACCAAGGCCTTCGCGGAGCTGCTGCACACGGCCGGGGTCAAGTTCGCCATCCTCGGCAAGGAGGAGTCCTGCACCGGTGACTCGGCGCGGCGGCTCGGCAACGAGTTCCTCTTCCAGACCCTCGGCCAGCAGAACGTCGAGACGCTGAACGCGGCCCTGGAGGACGCTCCCAAGAAGCGGATCGTGGCCACCTGCCCGCACTGCTTCAACACCATCGCCAACGAGTACCCGCAGCTCGGCGGCCAGTACGAGGTCATCCACCACACCCAGCTGCTGCAGCACCTGATCGACGAGGGCCGGCTCGTCCCGGTCAACCCGGTCGAGGGCCTGATCACCTACCACGACCCGTGCTACCTGGGCCGGCACAACAAGGTCTACACGCCGCCGCGCGAGATCATCGGCAAGGTGCCCGGGCTCCGCAACGAGGAGATGCACCGGCACAAGGAGCGCGGCTTCTGCTGCGGCGCCGGCGGCGCCCGGATGTGGATGGAGGAGCGGATCGGCAAGCGGATCAACAACGAGCGGGTCGACGAGGCGCTGTCGCTCAACCCCGACATCGTCTCCACCGCCTGCCCGTTCTGCCTGGTGATGCTCTCCGACTCGGTCAACGGCAAGAAGAACGAGGGCAAGGCCAAGGAGGAGCTGCGCGTCGTGGACGTCGCCCAGCTGCTGCTCGACTCCGTCAAGGCGGAGCCGGAGGCCCCGGCCGAGGCCGAGGAGGCCACGGCCAGCAGCTGACGGCGGGCGGCGGCTGGCGGCTGGCGGCCGGCGGCTGACCGGTTGGCGGCTGACGGTTGGCGGCTGGCGGCTCGCGGCTGGCGGTTGGACTCGAGGCCCGGTGTCGCCCCTTCCCGGGGGCGGCGCCGGGCCTTCTCGCCGCTCGGGGCTGCCTGGGGTGGACGGCCTGGGTGCACAGCCCGGGGACGGCCCGGGGACGGGGTTCCGATGGTTCCGGCGCCAGGGCGGGCGTTCCCCGGGGGGCCTGTGGGGCCTGGGTTCGGATGACTTAACATCGCGGTCATGACCGACGGCGAGGAGATGACCGACCGGGCCCAGCCGGCCGAGCGGCCCGCGCAGCCGGTGGATCCCCGTACCCTCGGCCCCGGGAGGCGGGCCGCCGCCGCGAGCCCGTGGGGGGCGCCGAGCCCGCGCGGGGCGCAGAGCCCGCAGGGGCCGCAGGCGCAGACCGGTGGGGCTTCGACGCCGCCGCGACCGGGGTCGGTGGGCGACCTGCCGCGGGTCCCGGGGGCGATGCCTGCGGCGATGCCGCCGGGCGCGCCTGCGTCTTCCGTACCTTTTGTTCCCTCTGCGCCTCCGGCGCCTTCGACGCCTTCGACGCCTTCGGTGCCCTCTGTCGGGCCTGCGAGCGGCGCCCCCGGTCTGCCACCGCAGGGCGCTTCGCCGCAGGGTCTGCCGCCGCAGGGCACCCCGCCGCAGGGAGTGCCGCTGGGGGCCGGCGGTCCGGAGTGGCGGCCGGCTCCGGTCGCCGGTCCCGGGCAGGGGTTCACCCCGCCCGGTGGTCCCGGAGGGCCTTTCGGGCCGCTGCCCGGCGGCGGCTTCGGCAGCAGCTCCGAGCCGGACTGGGCGGCCCTCGCCGAGGCCAACGAGTCCTCGCAGCGCCGCCGCCGCAAGCTCAAGATCGGCGGCGCGGTGCTCGGCGTCGTGGTCGTCTGCGGGCTGGTCGTCGGCGCCTTCACCATGAAGCCGTGGGCCAGGAAGAGCGTGACGGCCGACCCGATCGCCTCGCCGACCGCCTCCGTCCCCGTTCCGGGCTCGGGGTCGGGTTCGGGATCCGGTTCCTCCGGTTCCGAGGCCCCCTCGGCCGACGCCTCCCCCGTCGTGATGGCGCCCAACGACGGCCGCGCCACCATGGAGCTCCACGACGCCCCCGTGGTGCGGGCGCACAACGGTCGGGCGATCCAGATGTACGGCCGCAACGGCTCGTACGGCCGCGGCTCCACCCAGGTGGTCGACGTCCGCAAGAGCTTCAGCGTCTCGGCCTGGGTCTACAACACGGCCGGCGTCGAGTCCCGGTCCGCGGTCAGCCAGGGCGACCAGAAGGACTTCTCCTGGGACCTCGGCCGCGAGGGCTGGGGCGGCCACGACAACTGGGCCTTCAAGGTGCAGACGAAGCCGGGCGGCTCGGCCAAGAACGTGGTCGAGCTGATGTCGAAGAGCCGCACCGCGCTCAACCGGTGGACGCTGCTCACCGGCACGTACGACGCCAAGGCCCGCAGGATCTCGCTGTACGTCGACGGGCAGCTGCAGAGCTCGGCGAAGGTGAGCGGGGTGTGGGACGCGCCCGGTCGCACCGAGCTCGGGCGGGTCCGCTACAACTCCACCTGGACGGACCGCTGGGAGGGCCAGCTCTCCCAGATCCAGATCTGGGACCGCGCGCTGCTGCCCACCCAGGCCGCCGCGCTGACCACCAACGGGAACGGGGCCGGGGTGGCGCCGGCCGCCTCCTGGCTGGTGGGCTGAACGCCCGACCGGCCGCCCGGCCGCCCGGCTGCCCGGCCGCCCGGCTGCCCGGCCGAGTGCCGGGGGTGGGGGCGACGGTGACCGTGGCGGTGCCGGTGACGGTGCGTCAACCGGCGCGCCGAGTCCGGAGTCTGCCGTTCCACGGCGGTTCGGCGGCAGTTCGGCGGAGATGTCACAGTAGCGCTGCAATACCCCCGGTCGATCATGGGCTGCGCGGCGGCGGGCGGCGGACCGGGTACCGTCGGAGCGTGGGTGCCAATGGATTCCGCTTCGGTCGCGGCAGGACCTCCCGGCAGGCGGGACAGCCTGGTCGGGAGCAGCACGCCGCCTCCCAGGCGCAGCAGCAGGGGCGGCCGCGGCAGCAGCCGCCGGCGGGCGGCCAGTACCAGAACGGCCAGTCGCAGAACGGCCAGTACCAGCGCGGCCAGTACCCGTACGACCCCTACCAGGGCGGGGGCGGGTACGACGGCTACGACGACCAGCCGGGGCACACCCGGGCGTTCAACGTCGCCGACGCGGGCGGCGGTCGGCAAGGCCCTACGCCGCCGGCCTCGGCGCCGTCCCCGGCCGACGGCGGATACGGCCAGGGTCCGTACGCCGCCGCCTCCTCCCCCCGCCCCTACGGCGAGCCGCCGGAGAGCCCGCCCGCGCCCCCGCGGGGGTTCGAAGAGGGCAACGTCACCGTCTACCGGGCCGGCAGCACCCATCCTCCGGTCAGCGGACGCCGGCTGGGCTGGCGCGAGCTGCTGCCGGAGATCTACCGGCACCCGACCCGCACCTTCGCGGAGATGCGCGGCTATCCGGTGTGGGGTCCCGCGCTGGTGGTCTCGGCGGTCTACGGCCTGCTGGCCGTGCTCGGCTTCGGGACCACCCGGGACCAGATATTCCACTCGACCCTCACCATCGCGCTGAGCAGCCTCCTCTTCAGCGCCGCGGGGATCGTGCTGGCCGGGCTCATGTTCGGTGCGGTGACCAGCGCGCTGGCCCGGCAGTTCGGCGGGGACGGCGCCTGGGCGCCGACCATCGGGCTGTCCATGATCATCGCATGGACGACCGATGCGCCGAGGCTGGTCTTCGCGCTCTTCCTGGACCCCGGCGGCGGCTTCGTGCAGTTCCTGGGGTGGATCACCTGGATCCTGTGCTGCTGGCTGCTGACCGTCATGGTCCGCCAGGTGCACGACCTCCCCTGGGGGAAGGCCGCGGGGGCAGCGGCCATCCAGCTGCTGGCCCTGCTGATCCTCATCAAGCTGCCCACCCTCAGCTGACCGGCGGGCGCCCGCCCGCCCGCTCTGCGCCCACCTGCTCTGCGTCACTACACTCTCCCCCTGCCTGCCTTCCTTCCTCCTTCCCTCCTCCTCCCCTCCTGCCCTCCTTCCCTTCGAACCGTCCGGAGCCGCGAACATGGTCGTTTCGGTGCTGCCCACCGCCTCCACCCTGGTGAGTTTCCCGGCGGGCGAGACCGCGGGCCGGTCCCGGGTACTCTCCATCGCCGCGCTGCCGGACGGCCGGTACGGGGTGATCACCGAGGCGACCCCGTTCCACCCGCTCGACCACACCTGGCCGGACCAGCCGGCCGACATCGGCGTCCTCCGGCTGGCCGGCGCCGATGCCGCCGCCTCCGCCTCTGCCTCCGCCTCTGCCGAACTCGCGGTCGTGGACTGCCTCACCGGCGCGGTCGGCCCGGAGGACCCGTCGACGCTGCTGCTCGGCGCGGACATTCCGGTCCGCCGCGGCGAGGAGGGCTGGGCCTGGCTGGTGGTGCACGCCGTGGAGGCCTCGGACGGCCAGGCGGAGGCTCTGCGGGAGGCCGTCGGCACGGAGGCCGAGCTCCGCGTGGACGCCGAGCGGCGGGCCGCGCTGAGCGCCGCGCACACCGGCTGCCACCTCTTCGCGCTGGCGCTCAACTCCGCGCTCGCGCCCCGCTGGCGCAAGGACCCGGGCCGCA contains the following coding sequences:
- a CDS encoding LamG domain-containing protein, which codes for MPSVGPASGAPGLPPQGASPQGLPPQGTPPQGVPLGAGGPEWRPAPVAGPGQGFTPPGGPGGPFGPLPGGGFGSSSEPDWAALAEANESSQRRRRKLKIGGAVLGVVVVCGLVVGAFTMKPWARKSVTADPIASPTASVPVPGSGSGSGSGSSGSEAPSADASPVVMAPNDGRATMELHDAPVVRAHNGRAIQMYGRNGSYGRGSTQVVDVRKSFSVSAWVYNTAGVESRSAVSQGDQKDFSWDLGREGWGGHDNWAFKVQTKPGGSAKNVVELMSKSRTALNRWTLLTGTYDAKARRISLYVDGQLQSSAKVSGVWDAPGRTELGRVRYNSTWTDRWEGQLSQIQIWDRALLPTQAAALTTNGNGAGVAPAASWLVG
- a CDS encoding Yip1 family protein, translated to MGANGFRFGRGRTSRQAGQPGREQHAASQAQQQGRPRQQPPAGGQYQNGQSQNGQYQRGQYPYDPYQGGGGYDGYDDQPGHTRAFNVADAGGGRQGPTPPASAPSPADGGYGQGPYAAASSPRPYGEPPESPPAPPRGFEEGNVTVYRAGSTHPPVSGRRLGWRELLPEIYRHPTRTFAEMRGYPVWGPALVVSAVYGLLAVLGFGTTRDQIFHSTLTIALSSLLFSAAGIVLAGLMFGAVTSALARQFGGDGAWAPTIGLSMIIAWTTDAPRLVFALFLDPGGGFVQFLGWITWILCCWLLTVMVRQVHDLPWGKAAGAAAIQLLALLILIKLPTLS
- a CDS encoding alanyl-tRNA editing protein, with product MVVSVLPTASTLVSFPAGETAGRSRVLSIAALPDGRYGVITEATPFHPLDHTWPDQPADIGVLRLAGADAAASASASASAELAVVDCLTGAVGPEDPSTLLLGADIPVRRGEEGWAWLVVHAVEASDGQAEALREAVGTEAELRVDAERRAALSAAHTGCHLFALALNSALAPRWRKDPGRTDALGSPDFDSLALDTSRMDTDASTDVYRLGKSLRKKGFTAEGLAEDLPAITEEINSRLATWIEADSPVRIEVPGPELTARRRWTCELPEGPAGIPCGGTHLHHLGQLAGLRTELTLSADNSRLTAVTSPKRA